One stretch of Cervus canadensis isolate Bull #8, Minnesota chromosome 5, ASM1932006v1, whole genome shotgun sequence DNA includes these proteins:
- the LOC122442120 gene encoding olfactory receptor 1J4-like isoform X2, whose product MRPENQSHVSEFLLLGFPIQPEQQGMFFALFLGMYLTTVLGNLLIILLIRLDPRLHTPMYFFLSHLALTDVSFSSVTVPKMLINMQTQDQSIPYAGCITQMYFFLLFGCIDNLLLVVMAYDRYVAICHPLHYATIMSRGLCVFLLAGSWLLSCVSALSHTILLAQLSFCAENIIPHFFCDPAALLKLSCSDTSLNELLIFTAGTAVVILPLSGILVSYGLIGVSILRVPSTKGVCKALSTCGSHLFVVSLFYGTIMALYFSTSSGKSKDKDMIASLMYTVVTPMLNPFIYSLRNRDMKLALGILFRSNNLFIQ is encoded by the coding sequence CCTGAGAACCAGAGTCATGTGTCCGAGTTCCTCCTCCTGGGGTTCCCTATCCAGCCAGAGCAGCAGGGCATGTTCTTCGCCCTGTTCCTGGGCATGTACCTGACCACGGTGCTGGGCAACCTGCTCATCATCCTGCTCATCAGGCTGGACCCtcgcctccacacccccatgtacttcttcctcagccaCTTGGCCCTCACTGATGTCTCCTTTTCATCTGTCACTGTCCCTAAGATGCTGATAAACATGCAAACCCAGGATCAATCCATCCCCTATGCAGGGTGCATAACACAGAtgtattttttcctactttttggcTGCATCGATAACCTTCTTCTTGTAGTGATGGCTTATGACAGGTACGTGGCCATCTGTCACCCTCTCCACTATGCCACCATCATGAGCAGGGGGCTGTGTGTGTTTCTGCTGGCTGGATCCTGGCTCCTCTCTTGTGTCAGTGCCCTGTCCCACACCATCCTCCTGGCTCAGCTGTCCTTCTGTGCAGAGAACATCATCCCACATTTCTTCTGTGACCCTGCTGCCCTGCTCAAGCTCTCCTGCTCAGACACCTCTCTCAATGAGCTGCTTATATTCACTGCAGGGACTGCAGTTGTCATTCTCCCACTGAGTGGCATCCTGGTCTCTTATGGCCTCATTGGGGTCTCCATCCTGAGGGTCCCTTCTACCAAGGGGGTCTGCAAAGCCCTGTCCACCTGTGGCTCCCACCTCTTTGTGGTGTCTCTATTCTATGGAACCATTATGGCACTGTACTTTTCCACCTCATCAGGCAAGTCCAAGGACAAAGACATGATTGCCTCACTGATGTACACAGTGGTgacccccatgctgaaccccttcatctacagccTAAGGAACAGAGACATGAAATTGGCTCTGGGAATTCTTTTCAGAAGCAATAACCTTTTCATCCAGTGA